The Thalassotalea sediminis genome includes the window TGTTACAAATTAATAATTGTGGTACCTCACCTGCTTCAATTTCATCAAGCACCGCTTGAACTTGATCAATATTTTCTGAGCGTCGCTCATCAGCGATATCGATAACATGTAGCAATAACTCTGCTTCTCGCGTTTCAGTTAACGTCGCTTTAAATGCCGCTACTAAATCGTGAGGTAAATGACGAATAAAGCCAACAGTATCAGCTAAAATTACACGTCCAACATCTTCAACATCAATTTTACGTAGTGTTGGATCTAGCGTTGCAAACAGTTGATCTGCTGCATAAACGCCTGCTTGCGTGATCCGGTTAAACAATGTTGATTTTCCCGCATTGGTATAACCGACTAATGATATCGTAGGAATTTCCGCTCTGTTTCTTGCCCTGCGACCTTGTTGACGTTGCTTTTCAACCTTAACTAATCGCTTACGGATGTTTGTCATACGTTCTCGCAATAAACGTCGATCGGTTTCAAGTTGCGTTTCCCCTGGACCTCGAAGCCCTATACCACCTTTTTGACGCTCTAAATGAGTCCAGCCACGAATTAATCTTGTACTAATGTGCTTTAACTGTGCTAATTCAACTTGTAATTTACCCTCGTGGGTACGTGCACGCTGCGCGAAAATGTCCAAAATTAATGTGGTTCGATCTACAACTCGACACTTACATAACGCTTCAATGTTTTTTTCTTGAGATGGAGATAGACTATGGTTAAACAGTACGACATTTGCTTGATAGAGCGATACAGCTTCTGCAATTTCTTCTGCTTTACCGCTGCCCACAAAATATTTCGGATGCGGCGTATCACGCTTA containing:
- the hflX gene encoding ribosome rescue GTPase HflX, producing MFDRYQAGEQAILVHVDFPDENAREDLQEFEMLVSSAGIESLAVVTGKRDTPHPKYFVGSGKAEEIAEAVSLYQANVVLFNHSLSPSQEKNIEALCKCRVVDRTTLILDIFAQRARTHEGKLQVELAQLKHISTRLIRGWTHLERQKGGIGLRGPGETQLETDRRLLRERMTNIRKRLVKVEKQRQQGRRARNRAEIPTISLVGYTNAGKSTLFNRITQAGVYAADQLFATLDPTLRKIDVEDVGRVILADTVGFIRHLPHDLVAAFKATLTETREAELLLHVIDIADERRSENIDQVQAVLDEIEAGEVPQLLICNKIDMLEDGEPRIDRDESGLPIRVWLSAQAGLGIDLMFKALSERMARQIVKVSLKIPPSYGKLRGALYELNCIEQEEYDEQGNCLLAVKLPVQQWNKLRKQDEAYIERFIES